CGACCGGAGGCCTTGCAACGCTGATCGCTCCGCTGACTCGATCGATCGCGCAGGTCGATCCCGATCTCACGCTGCACGGGCTCCGCGTGGCAGCACAGGCCATGCACCTGCTCGGATGAGCGCCGTTCAGAGCGTGGGCCACCGGTCGGGCGTGAGCCCGTATCTCCTCCATCTGCGCCCGGCCGAGTGGCCGATCATGGCCGCGCATTGTGCCGTGGGATGGTTGCTGGCGGTCGGATTCCACTGGCCCGATTCCGCCGCGATTCTCGGCATCGGCAGCTGGGTGGTTCTCCTCAACGGCGGGACGCTGGCGCTCAACTCCGCGTTCGACAAGGACGTCGGCGATATCGCCTTCCTGCGCAACCCGCCGCGCCCGCCGAAGTATCTGGCGCAATACGCCGCGCTTCTGATGGCGGCTGGCCTGGCACTGACGTGGCGTCTGCCGATCCGCTACCGTGAGTTGTACTTCGCGTGCGCGGTGCTGTCGGTGGCGTATTCCGTCCCGCCGTTCCGGCTGAAGTCTGTCGCTGGCGCCGATTGGGTCATCAACATGTTCGGATTCGGCACCCTCACGGCGTACGCGGGGTGGGCGATCACCGGCCGGATCCTGCACGGCCCGCTCGGACCGGTCCTCTTCGCGTTCACCCCGCTCTTCGCGGCGCTCTACCCGCTCACGCAGTTGTATCAGATGGACGAAGACCGCGCGCGTGGCGATCGGACCTTCGCCATCCGGCTCGGCCTTCGGCGGTCGCTGACGGTGGCGATCTTCTGCGTCGGCGTGGCGTTCGGCATGTTTGTCATGGCGGCGTGGGAGAGCGGCTGGACCGCGCGGGACATGCTCAAGTGGGCGGCGCTCGGTGTCGCGGCGCTGGCATGGGTCGCCGTCCTCGGACCGTGGCGCGCACATGCCAGAGTCTGGTCGTCACGCGAGCACCAGCGAGCGATGTACCACGCGCTGATCGCCTGGGCGCTGACCGACATCGCGATCCTGATCGGCTGGGCGGCATAACGGGATGCTGTCCGTGGCGTCCATCCCCTCGCTCCACTAGTTTTTGGGAACCATCCGCTCAATCTGGAGATGTGCATGGCGACCGCGGTCCAGGTGGACTCCCGCTTCGATCAGATCAAGATCGCACCGATCGTCCGCGCCTCGGCAATTCTGGCCATCGTTCAATCGCTGTGCGTCGTCGTGGTGTCGATCATCACGCGCTCGCTCAGCGGGACGATCGAACACGCCCTGACGGGGATCGTGGTCTACATCGGTGCGATGATCACGATCTTCTGGCCCGGCACGCGCATCCGGCCGAGGCAGATCGACGGGATCTCGGCCGCGGCCGGAATCGGGCTCGGCGCCACCTGGTTCTTCGTCCCGATCGACGCCTTGATCCTCCAGCCTCTCGGCATGTACACCAATCGGTGGCATGAAGTCGGCGGCGGATCGATCTGGTGGTACATCCCGGTGTGGTGGATGGCCGGGACCTTCATCACCTGGCAGGGATCGTGGATCCTCGCGCACCAGGCCAATCGAACCGGTCAAGCGTCCGTGCCGCAGGCGATCGTCCTCGTGACCGTTGTCTCGGCGATCGTCGGAGCGCTCGCGGCAGCGGTGCATTTCCCACTCGCCGGGTGGAACGTTCCCACCTTCGCTGTCGCGTTGATGCCGGGTCTCGTGGTGGCAAACGCCATCAGCGCGCTCGGCAGCAGGCGCGGCTGACGCCTGCATGTTCCGCGGCGCAGCGCGATTCGTTCTTCGCGTCGCGGGTTGGCTGCTCACTCCGCTGATCCTGCTCGTGGCCGCCGCGGTCGGTGCACTCGGCGGCCTCGTCGTGACCCGCCGGATGGCGTCGACAACTTCGCTCGAAGTGACCTTCGCCCTGGCGTTCATCGTTGCGGGAATCGTCCTGCGCCTCTGGATGCGGCTACTGCGGAACCGGCCCGAGCTGCGCCACACGCTCTCGATGACAACCGAAGGAATTCCCGAAACCGAACTGGTGGAGCGACTGGTCAACCCGCCGGAGCCACCGCAATCCAATGCCCGGTGAAGATTTCCAGGCTCGGCGCGGCCGCCCTCACGGACCCATCGGCCTGAGGCGAAGCGCCGCCTTCGCATCCTGCGCGCTTCTCATGATGGCGGCGCCGCTTGCCGCGCAGGATGGCGTCTTTCTCACCGCCGGACGCGTCCTCGCCGGAACTCCATCGGAGGCAAGCTGGCGGCTCACCCTCGAGCGCGACATCACCGGCCCCCTCGGCGTCGATGGATCGTTGCTCGAACTTCCCGGTGCCAGGCCGGCGACCGGCGATCTTTATGGCGCCGGCGCCGACCTCACGCTCTTCAGCGCCGCGCACGGCGTCCCGACGCTGCTGGTCGGAGTCGCCGGCGGAATCGGCATTGGTGGCCAGTCCAAACTCTGGGCCGCGGGATCATTTGGCGTCCGGATGCCGATCATCGTCGCCGGACCGTTCCGGGTGATGGCCGAAGGACGGTGGCGGTCGCTCACGGTCACCGGCAGGAACGGCATCGAGATCGGCGCCGTCATCGGGTATCGGTCTCGCCGGCACGAAGTACCGCCGCCGAAGCCGGAGGCCGCAGGGCTGTGGGTCCCGCCGCCGATCGCCGACATCCTGCGATCGCGAGGGATCCCCGACGCGAAAGCGCGGTTGCTCAGCAACGTCGTGGGTACGGCGATCGAGGAGATGGGCCAGCCGTACGTCTGGGGAGGGACCGGCAACGGCAGCGGCGGCTTCGACTGTTCCGGGCTGATCCAGTACGCCTACACCCGGTACGGAATCCGGATTCCGCGGACCGCCGCTGGTCAGGCCACGGCGGGCGTCGCGATCGAGCGGAGCGTCGAGTCACTGCTCCCCGGGGATATCCTCGTCTTTTCGGAGCGCGGTGACGTCCCGACGCACGTCGGACTGTACGTCGGCGAGGGGCGATTCATCCACAGCGCCTCGCGCGGTGTCTCCCTTTCGCAGCTCTCGGACGCCGACACCGAAGGACGGGGTTGGCTCCGCCGGTGGATCGGCGTCCGCAGGATCGTGGAGTAGCGCTACTCCTTCTGCTGCGGGATCTCTCCCATCCCGACAAGCCGGGCAACATCCTTCTTCCAATCGGCGTCGCCGGTGTTGAGCGCCGGCCACCGATCGGGATGGTCAGGAACGTAGAGGAGCGCCATGTGCAGCATCGCCCCTTTCTCGATCGACTTCCCGGT
This is a stretch of genomic DNA from Gemmatimonadales bacterium. It encodes these proteins:
- a CDS encoding UbiA family prenyltransferase — protein: MSAVQSVGHRSGVSPYLLHLRPAEWPIMAAHCAVGWLLAVGFHWPDSAAILGIGSWVVLLNGGTLALNSAFDKDVGDIAFLRNPPRPPKYLAQYAALLMAAGLALTWRLPIRYRELYFACAVLSVAYSVPPFRLKSVAGADWVINMFGFGTLTAYAGWAITGRILHGPLGPVLFAFTPLFAALYPLTQLYQMDEDRARGDRTFAIRLGLRRSLTVAIFCVGVAFGMFVMAAWESGWTARDMLKWAALGVAALAWVAVLGPWRAHARVWSSREHQRAMYHALIAWALTDIAILIGWAA
- a CDS encoding C40 family peptidase → MAAPLAAQDGVFLTAGRVLAGTPSEASWRLTLERDITGPLGVDGSLLELPGARPATGDLYGAGADLTLFSAAHGVPTLLVGVAGGIGIGGQSKLWAAGSFGVRMPIIVAGPFRVMAEGRWRSLTVTGRNGIEIGAVIGYRSRRHEVPPPKPEAAGLWVPPPIADILRSRGIPDAKARLLSNVVGTAIEEMGQPYVWGGTGNGSGGFDCSGLIQYAYTRYGIRIPRTAAGQATAGVAIERSVESLLPGDILVFSERGDVPTHVGLYVGEGRFIHSASRGVSLSQLSDADTEGRGWLRRWIGVRRIVE